Proteins encoded by one window of Halomonas sp. SH5A2:
- a CDS encoding ABC transporter substrate-binding protein — translation MRHNNFKLTTLAASLLLASGSIAADDHDARAVAERLVDEHFQNSTLSREEQIEELMWFAKAAEPFRDMEIQTVAEGLTTHVYESEVLAEAFSELTGIDVTHNIIGEGDVVDTMQNQMQSGNSIYDGFVNDTDAIGTHIRYGTTINLSEAMENEWADYTLPTLDLDDFIGLQYGTGPDGSIYQLPTQQFANLYWFRYDWFQREDLQEQFRDIYGYDLGVPTNWTAYEDIAEFFTEHVGELDGTEIYGHMDYGRRDPSLGWRFHDSWLSMAGMGSPGVPSGNPVDDWGIRVNEDSQPVGASVSRGGATNSPASVFAMQKAVDWLRDFAPPEAQGMTFGEAGPVPSQGHIAQQIFWYTAFTADMTDPDVAVTDDEGNPLWRMAPSPTGPYWEEGMKVGYQDVGAWTFFDSTPEDRRTAAWLFGQFTVSKTVSLEKLMHGLTPIRESDIFSDQMTEMAPKLGGLVEFYRSPNESNWTPTGTNVPDYPRMAPLWWQNLAPVMSGEVTPQEGLDALAADMDSTMNRLARANVFDSYAPVLNEERDPQYWLDQDGAPKAKLDDEMPQGTTMPYDEMMEKWMSAGSR, via the coding sequence ATGCGACATAACAATTTCAAACTCACCACCCTCGCCGCCAGCCTGCTGCTAGCATCCGGTTCGATAGCCGCAGATGACCACGATGCACGGGCGGTAGCCGAGCGGCTGGTCGACGAGCATTTCCAAAACTCGACCCTGAGCCGCGAGGAACAAATCGAAGAGCTGATGTGGTTTGCCAAAGCGGCCGAGCCATTTCGTGACATGGAGATTCAAACCGTCGCCGAAGGGTTAACCACCCACGTCTATGAAAGCGAAGTGCTTGCCGAAGCGTTCAGCGAGCTAACCGGTATCGACGTGACCCATAACATCATCGGTGAAGGCGATGTTGTCGACACCATGCAAAACCAGATGCAATCTGGTAATAGCATCTACGATGGTTTCGTCAACGATACCGATGCCATCGGTACCCACATCCGCTACGGCACCACCATCAACCTCTCCGAGGCGATGGAAAACGAATGGGCCGACTACACGCTACCCACGCTGGACCTGGACGACTTCATTGGGCTGCAGTATGGCACCGGGCCAGATGGCAGCATCTATCAGTTGCCAACCCAGCAGTTCGCCAACCTTTACTGGTTCCGCTATGACTGGTTCCAACGCGAAGACCTGCAGGAGCAGTTCCGTGATATTTACGGCTACGACCTAGGCGTACCGACCAACTGGACCGCCTACGAGGACATCGCCGAATTCTTCACCGAACATGTCGGCGAGCTCGACGGTACAGAGATCTATGGTCATATGGACTACGGTCGTCGTGACCCATCTCTTGGCTGGCGCTTCCACGACTCCTGGCTCTCCATGGCCGGCATGGGTAGCCCCGGCGTTCCCTCTGGCAACCCGGTAGATGACTGGGGGATTCGCGTCAACGAGGATAGCCAGCCGGTAGGCGCCAGCGTCAGCCGTGGCGGTGCGACCAACTCCCCTGCCTCCGTGTTTGCCATGCAAAAGGCCGTTGACTGGCTCCGCGACTTCGCCCCACCCGAAGCACAAGGCATGACCTTCGGTGAAGCTGGCCCGGTGCCTTCTCAAGGCCATATTGCTCAGCAGATTTTCTGGTACACCGCCTTCACGGCCGACATGACCGACCCCGATGTCGCCGTGACCGATGACGAAGGCAATCCGCTATGGCGCATGGCGCCTTCTCCCACCGGCCCGTATTGGGAAGAAGGCATGAAGGTTGGCTATCAGGACGTAGGCGCCTGGACGTTCTTTGACTCTACCCCCGAAGATCGTCGCACGGCAGCGTGGCTGTTTGGTCAGTTCACCGTGTCCAAGACGGTATCGCTTGAGAAGCTGATGCACGGCCTGACCCCAATCCGCGAGTCGGACATCTTCTCAGACCAGATGACCGAAATGGCGCCCAAGCTGGGCGGGTTGGTCGAATTCTACCGCAGCCCCAACGAGTCTAACTGGACGCCAACGGGCACCAACGTACCCGACTACCCACGCATGGCGCCTCTATGGTGGCAAAACCTTGCACCCGTCATGAGCGGCGAAGTTACGCCACAGGAAGGTCTCGATGCACTGGCGGCGGATATGGATAGCACCATGAACCGTCTTGCCCGTGCCAACGTCTTCGACAGCTACGCACCCGTGCTGAACGAAGAGCGTGACCCGCAATACTGGCTGGACCAGGATGGCGCGCCGAAAGCCAAGCTGGATGACGAAATGCCGCAAGGCACCACCATGCCTTACGACGAAATGATGGAAAAATGGATGTCAGCCGGTTCGCGTTAA
- a CDS encoding DUF2160 domain-containing protein, protein MSWMVWTVPTAIFFSAIAAMLAGMTVWEIVSPTIERKGFLPITTTRGDRLFVGLLSAAFIHLGVIGFTSLSIWLALAASLVWLLVLMRWG, encoded by the coding sequence ATGTCTTGGATGGTATGGACAGTGCCCACCGCTATTTTCTTTTCCGCCATTGCGGCCATGCTGGCCGGGATGACGGTTTGGGAAATTGTCTCGCCCACCATAGAACGTAAGGGCTTTCTGCCCATCACGACCACGCGCGGAGACCGGCTGTTTGTTGGCCTTCTGTCCGCCGCGTTTATTCACCTTGGCGTGATTGGCTTCACCTCACTATCGATTTGGTTAGCACTGGCAGCTTCGCTGGTTTGGCTGTTGGTGCTGATGCGCTGGGGGTAA